A part of Rhopalosiphum maidis isolate BTI-1 chromosome 3, ASM367621v3, whole genome shotgun sequence genomic DNA contains:
- the LOC113560194 gene encoding uncharacterized protein LOC113560194 produces MGNIEVTPTDPSLSDNDSNADNDSTASASSSTTEVAPPSAPVNDYDDDHDGGGGGGGDHDRDDDRPDDEDRMTNRSNRTNRRHRTTAASRRRSVAKRNRAAASGVGRDDTGQSPWTVVVDDDDDDAAEPSSTAAAAGRRARPSRPPRTRNRSRSVCSRIRQGNHHSGTVHRRLSESPEDPVVVTAAAERVASRATPRPYPRRSTRTTAGQRRRS; encoded by the exons ATGGGCAACATTGAGGTAACGCCTACAGATCCGTCGTTGTCGGATAACGACAGCAACGCGGACAACGACTCGACCGCGTCCGCCTCGTCGTCCACCACCGAAGTCGCACCGCCGTCTGCGCCCGTGAACGACTATGACGATGACCAcgatggcggcggcggcggcggcggcgaccaCGACCGCGACGACGACCGACCGGACGACGAAGATCGGATGACGAATCGGTCGAACCGGACGAATCGACGACACCGGACGACGGCGGCCAGTCGGCGAAGGTCCGTCGCTAAGCGGAATCGCGCGGCCGCGAGCGGAGTCGGACGTGACGACACGGGACAGTCGCCGTGGACGGTCGTGgtggacgacgacgacgacgacgccgcGGAACCGTCATCCACGGCGGCGGCCGCCGGACGTCGGGCGCGGCCCAGCCGACCACCGCGGACCCGGAACCGATCGCGGTCGGTTTGTTCGCGGATACGCCAGGGCAACCACCACAGCGGTACGGTCCATCGCCGTCTGTCGGAGAGCCCGGAAGATCCGGTGGTCGTGACTGCGGCCGCGGAACGGGTCGCATCACGAGCCACCCCACGG CCCTACCCTCGCAGATCCACACGAACAACCGCCGGCCAGAGGAGGAGGAGTTGA